A single genomic interval of Spirosoma linguale DSM 74 harbors:
- a CDS encoding export-related chaperone CsaA (TIGRFAM: export-related chaperone CsaA~PFAM: t-RNA-binding domain protein~KEGG: bms:BR1524 CsaA protein) has product MNETISWPDFEKVEIRTGTVLAVETFPQARKPAYKLTIDFGELGTKRTSAQLTKLYQPDDLIGKQVVAVVNFPPKQIATFMSECLVLGAVDNDGTVTLLQTERPTENGLRIA; this is encoded by the coding sequence ATGAATGAGACTATAAGCTGGCCCGACTTCGAAAAAGTAGAGATCCGGACGGGGACCGTCCTGGCCGTGGAGACCTTTCCGCAGGCGCGTAAACCGGCCTATAAACTAACCATTGATTTTGGGGAACTCGGCACCAAACGGACGTCGGCACAGCTCACCAAGCTGTACCAGCCCGACGACCTGATTGGGAAGCAGGTGGTGGCGGTGGTGAATTTTCCACCCAAGCAAATTGCCACCTTTATGAGCGAATGTTTAGTGCTGGGTGCCGTAGACAACGACGGTACCGTAACGCTGCTTCAGACCGAACGACCAACGGAAAATGGGTTGAGAATCGCCTGA